The sequence TTGCCTGCCCTCGACACCAGCCTCGACCTGCTCTGATGTGAGAAACTTCTCGCCATTCACCGCCGTTAATCTGCCTCTGATAACAGGATAAATATCTGTGGTTTTAACTGTATTTTCTACCAGATAGCTCTCTAAGGGCTTAGCCTCATCGGGAGCTATGTTGACGAGAAAGTAATTGGGGGCATTTTCGGGTAGCTGCTTTTGCCATTCATTGAGTAAGTCTTGCCTCAAGGCGAAGATGGTCAACAATAACACCAGAGCGCTACTGAAACCGACGAGCTGAATGGCATTCTGTTTAGCCCTGCGTCTCAGGCCCGCAAGGGCTAATTGCAATGGGTTAGTGGTTTTCATGCCCACACTATGACCCATACGGATCATGAAGAAACCTAACACGCTCAAAAGCAGACCCAGCAAGAGTACACCGGCGACAACCGTCAGAGTCAAAACCAAACTACCTGAATAGAGATACCCCAGCAGCGCCATGGCTGTCAGGCTCAATAAAAGATGAAGCCACATCCCCAGTTGTAGCCCCTCTAACTGACGCTGTAGCACCCGCAATGGCGGAATAGACAATAACCGCATTAAGGGGTAGGCCGAGAACATAAAGGCGCTGATAAAGCCCGTCGCGAGACCCAGTAATATTGGTCTGGTGAATGGCGGAGAATAGGCGGAGATCTCAGGCGGCAAGAAAGAATTTATAGCCATATCTAAAACAAAACCGCCAAGTAAGCCCAGCACGACTCCAAGTAGGGTCACCAACAGTAAATGCATGCCAAACAAGGTACGGATCTGCTTACCCGAAGCACCAAAAGTCTTGAGCATGGCAACGACATCATAATGACGTTGACAATATCGCTGGGCGGCAATGCCAATAGCTGCGCAGGCCAGCGCAATACCCAATAGACTGGCTAGCAAGAGGAAACGTTCCGCTCGTTTAACGGCATCGGCAATGGGAGAGTCGCCGGTTTGCACATCAATCCAGCGCTGGCTGCTATTGAGTAGCGGTTTCACATAAGTTTCGAACCGTTTAAGTTGAGTCCCATCACCGGTAAATTGCGCCAGGTAAGTCACCCGACTACCAGGCTGGATCACACCCGTTCCGGCCACATCAGCCATGCGCATCAAGACCACGGGAGAAGAAGCAAAAGGATTAAACCCCGCATCGGGTAATCGAGATATCTCCTCAGTCAAAGAAAACTGGGCATTACCTAGTTCTATGGATTTAGGATAACTCAGCAAGCCCCCCAAACGAGTCTCAAACCAAATTTCTCCTACGCCTGGTAAGGGATCACTGCTATCAGAGTTAAGCTCAACTTCCCCTTTGAGGGGATACCCTTGATCCACTGCACGGACTGTGACTAATTGAAACTTATCTTTAGCAAACACCATAGAATTAAACTGTAAACTGGAGACTCGCTCCAAGCCTATCTCATCGGCTTTGGCCAGAATCGCTTCATCAATCTTAGTCGGTGAATTGATGATCCTATCTGCGGCGATAAATTTTGATGCTTGGCCATTGATAGCCAGTTGTAATCGCTCACTGACTCGTGCTAATCCTGTCACAGATAGCACAGCCAGTGTAATCGCCAAGACGATAAGCAGTAATTGCCCCTGCAAGAGTTCTCGTTTAAACAAACGCCACGCCAGACTCATCTCCATTAACTCGCCTCCGCCTTAACTGGCTCACTATCCGCCTTGACCACCGATGGCTGAGTGGCATCTAAATGCTTTTTTCGAGCCTCACTTAGCTCACCCGAGTCCATCAACAATTGACGCTCACATCGCTTAGCTAACACCAAGTCATGAGTCACTAGCACCAGTGTCGTCGAACTCTCACGATTAAGTTCAAACAACATATCAGCCACCTTTTTACTATTAGCAGCATCTAGGTTGCCTGTGGGCTCATCGGCAAATAACACCTTTGGCTCACAAATAAATGCTCTGGCGATTGCGACACGTTGCTGCTCTCCTCCAGAGAGCTGATTGGGAAAATGGTTCAGTCTATGACTTAACCCCACTCTCTCTAACATGGCCTTAGCCTTCTCCTTGGCCTTAGATATTCCTGCTAACTCGGCGGGTAGCATGACATTTTCCAAGGCATTGAGTGTATCGACTAGCATAAATGACTGAAAAATAAAGCTGACTTTCTGCTTTCGCATTGCCGCCTTCTTCTCTTCATCTAAATTTTGTATGGCAATGCCGTCTAAGATGATCTCACCGGAGCTAGGAGAGTCCAACGCCGCTAGTAAGCCAAGCAAGGTCGACTTACCTGAGCCCGATGGCCCAAGAATGGCGATACTTTCTCCATGCTTGACATCCATATTGATGCCGTTGAGGATAGTAAGCTCTCCCTCTTGGGTAGCCACTGACTTAACGAGATTTTTTACTGTGATAGCACTGATATCTGACATAAAACCCTTCTATTCCATCTTGCTTAGACGCTTGCTGACTCTGCTGACCTTAACCTGCCTATTCACTAGCATTCAAGTATCTGCTGCCCCTATATTAATCCTAGGAGATAGCTTAAGTGCAAGCTATGGGATCGATGAAGATAAAGGTTGGGTCAATTTGTTAAGCGCTAAACTACCGGAACATGAAATAATAAATGGTTCTGTTAGCGGTGAAACCACAGCAGGCGGATTACGTAGACTCCCCGCCCTGCTTGAATCAGGTAAACCTAAGCTCGTCTTAATCGAATTAGGTGGTAATGATGGATTACGTGGATTTACTCCTCAACAACTGAAAGAAAATCTTACAAAAATAATCATGTTATCCAAAGAAACCCATGCACATGTGCTCTTGAGTGAAGTCATGGTCCCACCAAATTATGGACCCAGATATGCGCGGATGTTTGCCGATGTCTATAACCAGTTGGCCGAGGAGCATGAAATAACCCTTATGCCCTTCTTCATGAAAGATATCGCCATCTATCCCGAATTGATGCAAAGAGACGGGATCCATCCTAATGCTCAGGCACAGGAACAAATTGCCGAATTCGTGCAGCCTTGGGTGACAAAAAGTTTTCAATAAGTCATCCCATCCATCTGGCCCCATCGAAATTCGAGCCCCAATTTCAAGCACAGCTTTAAGCTTTCAGCTATTAAAGACTAAAACTGTGTTCCACCTCCCGAAAAAGTAATAAACTCGGCAGAAAATTGCCGCTTAATAGCGTTTTATATAGAATAAGCAAATATTTAGAATTAGTTTATTCAGGGAGCTGGCTTATGAAGAGCCCATTCAATACCATCACGTTCTGTATCAGTGCAGCGGGCTTATGCCTACCGTTAATTTTCAGCACTAGTGCACTTGCCACCAGTCCCTTAAAGCCTCAAATAGTGCAGCTAAATCCAGACGATTTATCCCCACCTGTTGATGCAGATTTTGATTGGATACAGCTAAGCTCTAATGAACTCCTTAAAGGTGAAGTTAAAAACCTTTATGATGACAAATTAGAGTTTGAGAGTGATGAACTCGATACTTTATACATCGACTGGGATGACATTAAGGTTCTTCAGAGCCACAGTATCGTCAGCGTTGGCTTTACCGACCTTACTACGCGTACAGGTAAATTGCTCATTAAAGAGGGCAAGACTTTTATTGATGACGTTGAGTTTGACCGCACTCAAATCATGACGATTATCGCTGGTGAGCAAACAGAAGCGAACTACTGGTCGAGCAAAATATCCCTAGGTGCAAATCTACGTTCAGGTAATACAGATCAAGTCGATTATAGCGCCATAGCTAATGCACTCCGTCGCACTACAGAGTCTAGATATAATCTTGATTATATAGGCAACTACTCGAAAACAGATGGTGATAACACTATCAATAATCACCGTATTAACACCAATTTTGACTGGTACTTATCTAAGCAGTTCTATTTACGTCCTATCTTCGCAGAAATTTATATCGACCCTTTTCTTAACTATGAATACAAGGCTACGGTCGGTTTCGGTATCGGTTACGACATTATTGATTCATCCAAAACGAACTGGAGCGTCAGTGGCGGTCCTGCATACACTTATACTAAGTTTGATGATGTTTTAGAGGGTCAAAATGAGAGTGAAACCAGTGCAGCACTAGTGATTGAAACCGTTTTTGATACTGAGATCACAGATGATATTGACTTCAATACACTCTATCGAGTTAACTATGGTAGTGATGCATCTGGCGGGTATACTCACCATGCATTAGCCGGCTTCTCTATCGAACTGACCGATATGTTTGATTTAGATCTTTCTTTAGTCTGGGATCACATCAACCAACCACAGCAAAATGCCGATATGAGCTTCCCTAAGCAAAATGACTATCAGTTCATTATCGGTTTCGGTATCGACATTTAATACCTAGATGACATAAGGGATAATCACTCACTATCCAGGCCGCAATGCGGTCTTTTTTATGCCAAGCAGTTATCACAGAGTCACAGATTAGACTTTTTAGTCTTGTGAACAGGCATACAGCGAGGGGATCTTGCTAAACATACGCCCCTTAGCTATCTTCAAATGAGTCCATATTCCAATTCGTTTTACCTTATCAAAAAAAGGACTTTTTGATGAAAAATCAAGATAAAACACTAAACATATTGTTAGTTGAAGATAATCGCGCCATGAGCGCGGTTATTATAGAGCTTTTATCTCATACGCAATTATCATTATCGATCACCAGTACTGACACAGGGCAAGGCGCATTGGAGAAACTCAAAGCCAACCGATTCGACTGTGTGTTACTGGACTATGAACTCCCCGACTATAACGCTAATGAAGTCCTGAAACGTCTCCAAAACAAGCAGCTTCTTAGTATGCCTATCATCGTATTGACGGGTCACTCCCAAGAGAAGTTAGCTAATGATGTATTAGCCTTAGGGGCGATAGATTTCATCACTAAAGCCGAATGTTCACCCGAAAAACTCAATCGTGCAATCACCTATGCTATCTCACGAAATCAATTCAGGATCAGCCAAGCTAATGAAGAGAAGGCACAGATCAGCCAGCTGTTAGATACAGCCACAGCTGAGACAAACCACCTACTAAATTATGATCGGCTCACAGACCTACCCAATCGGGAGCTGTTTAAAGCCTATTTGAATAAAAGCATTGCCCGGGCTTGTCGACACCAACTCAATGTATGTCTACTCTATATCGATCTAGATAACTTCAAATGTATCAATGACTCCTTAGGTCATGACTTAGGTGATAAGGCATT is a genomic window of Shewanella psychrophila containing:
- a CDS encoding DUF481 domain-containing protein gives rise to the protein MKSPFNTITFCISAAGLCLPLIFSTSALATSPLKPQIVQLNPDDLSPPVDADFDWIQLSSNELLKGEVKNLYDDKLEFESDELDTLYIDWDDIKVLQSHSIVSVGFTDLTTRTGKLLIKEGKTFIDDVEFDRTQIMTIIAGEQTEANYWSSKISLGANLRSGNTDQVDYSAIANALRRTTESRYNLDYIGNYSKTDGDNTINNHRINTNFDWYLSKQFYLRPIFAEIYIDPFLNYEYKATVGFGIGYDIIDSSKTNWSVSGGPAYTYTKFDDVLEGQNESETSAALVIETVFDTEITDDIDFNTLYRVNYGSDASGGYTHHALAGFSIELTDMFDLDLSLVWDHINQPQQNADMSFPKQNDYQFIIGFGIDI
- a CDS encoding ABC transporter ATP-binding protein, encoding MSDISAITVKNLVKSVATQEGELTILNGINMDVKHGESIAILGPSGSGKSTLLGLLAALDSPSSGEIILDGIAIQNLDEEKKAAMRKQKVSFIFQSFMLVDTLNALENVMLPAELAGISKAKEKAKAMLERVGLSHRLNHFPNQLSGGEQQRVAIARAFICEPKVLFADEPTGNLDAANSKKVADMLFELNRESSTTLVLVTHDLVLAKRCERQLLMDSGELSEARKKHLDATQPSVVKADSEPVKAEAS
- a CDS encoding ABC transporter permease, whose product is MEMSLAWRLFKRELLQGQLLLIVLAITLAVLSVTGLARVSERLQLAINGQASKFIAADRIINSPTKIDEAILAKADEIGLERVSSLQFNSMVFAKDKFQLVTVRAVDQGYPLKGEVELNSDSSDPLPGVGEIWFETRLGGLLSYPKSIELGNAQFSLTEEISRLPDAGFNPFASSPVVLMRMADVAGTGVIQPGSRVTYLAQFTGDGTQLKRFETYVKPLLNSSQRWIDVQTGDSPIADAVKRAERFLLLASLLGIALACAAIGIAAQRYCQRHYDVVAMLKTFGASGKQIRTLFGMHLLLVTLLGVVLGLLGGFVLDMAINSFLPPEISAYSPPFTRPILLGLATGFISAFMFSAYPLMRLLSIPPLRVLQRQLEGLQLGMWLHLLLSLTAMALLGYLYSGSLVLTLTVVAGVLLLGLLLSVLGFFMIRMGHSVGMKTTNPLQLALAGLRRRAKQNAIQLVGFSSALVLLLTIFALRQDLLNEWQKQLPENAPNYFLVNIAPDEAKPLESYLVENTVKTTDIYPVIRGRLTAVNGEKFLTSEQVEAGVEGRQGISRELNLTWRDSVPPNNEILEGEFNVNPDEVSVESGVAERLDLKIGDSLTYVIDNQTLVVKVGSIRAVHWETLQPNFFMIFTKESLANFSYTSMASFYLDDNKPEVILDIIKQFPTVSIIDVGTMIKQLRQIVDQVSLSLTLVLVLVVLASSLVMIAQTEAGMATRQRELAVLRTFGASGWLLRMATGLEFALLGTIAGLLAVIVAEFILYLLKTQVFELNIYMHWPWWGMAPLCGAITVALLGVWRCRQLLNKSCGELLKAG
- a CDS encoding arylesterase — encoded protein: MIALISDIKPFYSILLRRLLTLLTLTCLFTSIQVSAAPILILGDSLSASYGIDEDKGWVNLLSAKLPEHEIINGSVSGETTAGGLRRLPALLESGKPKLVLIELGGNDGLRGFTPQQLKENLTKIIMLSKETHAHVLLSEVMVPPNYGPRYARMFADVYNQLAEEHEITLMPFFMKDIAIYPELMQRDGIHPNAQAQEQIAEFVQPWVTKSFQ